Proteins encoded in a region of the Anaerolineales bacterium genome:
- a CDS encoding GDP-mannose 4,6-dehydratase, protein MWGDGEQTRSFCYIDDCRVGIYKLMQSDFHDPLNLGQDRLISINELADIIADAAGIEIKKNHIEGPQGVRGRNSDNSRLKKVLKWEPEISLEQGLAQTYEWIEAQVMQKYFSE, encoded by the coding sequence ATCTGGGGCGACGGCGAACAGACTCGCTCCTTCTGCTACATCGATGACTGCCGTGTGGGCATCTACAAATTGATGCAGTCGGATTTCCACGATCCGCTCAACCTCGGCCAGGATCGCTTGATTTCGATCAACGAATTGGCCGACATCATCGCAGACGCCGCCGGGATCGAAATCAAGAAGAATCACATCGAGGGCCCGCAAGGCGTTCGTGGACGAAATTCGGATAACAGCCGCTTGAAGAAGGTTTTGAAGTGGGAGCCGGAGATCTCCCTCGAGCAGGGCCTGGCGCAGACGTATGAATGGATCGAGGCGCAGGTGATGCAGAAGTATTTCTCTGAATAG